TGTTTCTTTCACAGAGTCCACCTCTTCACTTTGTTTACCGCTGTTGTTACTAGGAGGTGAAATAGACTGTACAGCGTCTTCTCTTTTCAGTTGCTTTCGTCGCTCACTTTTGTCATAGCCCAATGGATGTAAATTAATTGAAGACGGTGGGCTGTTGTCAAGAGGCAAGTCGATCGACGTCAGTAAACTTTCGTCTCTGCTCATGAATTGTCCTCTCTCAGGAACGATGTGGATATTTAAAATGGTCTTTTTAGGTTCATTGACGTCACCATCCAATGACGTAGACTGGCCATCAGAATTTACTAAGGAACTACTAGACGCAGTTTTGTTAGAAGCGAGTCTATTTCTGACTAAAAACCCCCGCACATGCGCTTGTATAGTGGTGGCTGCGCTTGACAAAGAGGATTCATCTGATAGCGACAATGATTTCTCCTCGTTTACTGTTTGCAAGACGGTGTCCATTCTACTGATTCCTAATGTTCTTCGCTCTGTGTTTAAGTTAGTAGTTAATGCATATTCGGGTTCGTCCTGAAAATCCTAAACAGATATGTTACGAAGAAAAACTAGAAGACTATGGTTTACATGAGCGGcgtaaatattatatgtaaatcTGAATGCATTATTTGTATGTTCATTTTGTTAGTCATGTCATAGACATAAATAATCGAAAATCTACAGCAAAAATTCTAGGTCGATACACTTTACGATATAGAAATATCCTTTTCTGGAAAACTGTTCCTATTGCATCCTGGTACATGACAATAAACAAGAAAATATGCTTACCTTCTTTTCCATATCTTCGCCCAAAGAGTTTTCATTAATGGTGTCATCGAATGTGGAAGCTCTGCTCTTACTAAATAAGAAAGTCCTAAATACTTTTTGTATTGTGATTGCTGCAGTCTCTAAATCCATGCCACTTACTGCAGAGTGTTCAGTTATTTCTTTACTGTCATGAATTGAATTACTTTTGATACCAGCAGTTGTGTTGTCATGAGCAGTTGTATTATCCTTCACAACAGATTCTTCACTATGCACAGGTCCTTGCTCTGAATGTTTATCTTCAACTTCAGTTACTTCTATGTCAGCCTGTGATTCATAGTTAACTTTATGAACTTCTTGATCATGAGATTCATCCTTATTTAGTACACTGTCATGAACAGTAGACGTTTCGGTGGTTTCTTCAATAAGCACCTGATTTTCAGATAATTCAACACCTGCTGAAACTTGGGAATTTGTTGTATTTGATGTTTTAGTTTCCGTGGAAGATAAAACTTGATTTTCATTGTGTGAACTTTCAGTTTGTAGAATGGTATCACGTGGATTGATATTTATATCTTCGACAGTAGGATTTGTAGAATCTTGTGATTTAGAAAGCAAACTGCCATAATTTTGCTCAACTACGTGTTCGTTATCTGAACGGGTTATGTCTTCGACCTGCTCTTTAAAAGAAATGTTGTCAGCGCCACTTTCTTCGTGCTGAATATCTGTAGTTTcctctttaattattttgtgtTCTTCAATGACGTCCTCTAATTTCTTACCAGGTTCAATTTGGTTAGCAAACTCTTTCAACAATATTTCCTCGTGTTTAGTATCTATGTTTACTTCTTTTCTATCAATTTCTGGTTCTTCAACAACTTCCATTGCTGTGGCTTTAACGTCACTGATATTAGAAAACGCAGTTATAGTCTTGCTTGCTAATAGCAGTGTAGAAGCCACCTCATTAAACTCATCCCTGATAACTTCTTTGTATACAGGTCCTCCGTTATTACTATCAGTTTTTTCTTCAACCTCAATAACTGTGTTTCTAACGGTAGGTTCAGAATCGTTCAATTGAGCTTCAAAGATGTCTTCATTCGGAGGCATGTTTTTTACATGTTCAGTACTTTGAACGACAAGATCAACAATTTCTTTGCTTTGGTCATCCATTTCAGCAACGTTTTCCGATTTAACATTAGCTTCAACGGCAGATCTTTCATTTGTGTCAACTCTGATTATGGTTTCATTGACCTGTTCAGTCACTTTTTCTGATGATCCTTCAGTTTCAAGTTTTTGAGTAATATTTGGAACAGATTCCTTGGCTTCGTGTTCCACTTGTGATACTTCGAAAACTTTATTTACGACTTCAGACGGCTCATCTCGCGGCTCGTGAAATATTTCAACTTCATTCTTCATTATAAATTCATCTTCCTTAATAACTGGCTGTAAATCAGATGTATCGACGGGTGTTTCTTTCATAGGCAGCTTGTCTTCGTGGTCGAGTTTTGCATCGGGATGCTCCAGCAACTTCCCATCGTGCTGAAGTTGACGGTTTTTACTTCTTTGTCTTCTTTTTTCTTGAGCGTAAGCTATTTTCTGCTCCAAGGACAATGGCTTTTTCGGCACTGCAAACCAACATATACCAAtttataattatgaaaaaaaaaaacgcgaaCTGGACATAACTATATATGAAGTTTGGAACTTACAAAAGTACTTATTACCGATATATCGAAAGTATCGAAATTATATATATAGTCATCGAAAGTACTGTccgaaaaaaaatacttacatgCGGGGCCATCTCTTATTTCAAGTAATTTCTGCATATGCGCAGCACAGAACTCATAAACATTATCAGGATTATTTTTGAGGACATCTTTTGCAAGTCCTTCCATTAGCTCTACAAGACCCGGGGGCATTGTAGGAGTAGGAGCTGGTCTTGCGTAGGCACGAGACCCCGTTAGTCTCATTGTTACCTTAatgcaaaattaaaaaatgttatcaaATCATTTAGGTATATTGAAAAGAAAAACTATCTATTTATTATTTGGTACTTACTGGGTAATGTATACCGCTAGTATTGGAATGCAAGGAAGTAATGAAGGAGGGGAGTGGTGCGGCCTAGGCTCGAGATTCCAGTGTTTGGCGCCTGTAGCCATGGCGATGCGCCAGCGGGCAGGCGCCGCGTGAACTTGGCAGTGCTGGCCGTATCGACCCGCCACCGCGGTTCAACGCTCCCCGTGTTTACCGATCTCTAGGGCCATAAGTTCGAGGCTATAGTTCTATAAAAAGACATCGATTTCTTTAACCATTTTCATATTTCACATTTAGAAATGTATAAAGTCTTGCTTGAATACAATTTCGAAGAGGCTTGTTAAACATGAAAGTGCGTTCCAGGATTATGGCATAAACTGACATCACAATTATCCCGCGTGGTTACTATAGTCGTCAGAGACATATTATTTTATCACTAAATACAATTACTAAGGCATAAGCTCTACCTATACTTATGATTAAACATGTTAGAATTAAAACATAATCGAGAATGAGGCCTCAAACTAGaaatgaaaaaccgggcaatgTGAAAATTTGTTGTGTATTTCCAACGCATTTACGTTAACCGAGTATGGGCACTAGGGCTAAGGGATCGTTAGCTCCGGGACACAGTGCGACGAGGCGGGAGGCGGGCCGGGCCGGGGCGGGCCTCGAGGCCGAGCCGGGGCCGAGGCCGAGCCGGGCCGGGGCCGAGACGAGGCCGGAGGCCCGCCAGGGCCTAGGCCGCCGCGGGGCGCCTACGCTTACATATTATACTTAAAGAATTCAACGACAATATACATGTGAAGtcaacttgtttttattttcatacTGTGTTCTATAATAGTAATTTATATATAAGTATCATATATAATTTTTGTAATgttaatacattttacataaCAAACATCTCCAtagtgtacatacatacatacgcaCAGCGCGCGCGGCTCTCGTGCTCGGTGTGTACGAGCGGCCGCGGTCGCCCGGGGCCGGCCACAGTGGACGTGCGTAGCTTACTGCGCCTGCGCGCTGCGGGCCACCACCGACAACAGGTGTGGACGCGTGGCTTCACGCGACGTTCGTCGGTGGCCGCCTTAAGCTATGAATGTACTGTGACCCGGCGCTCGAGTGATGATAGAAAAAATATTAAGGCTACAGTAATATCATACAAATTAATGACTATTcccttaaaaattattatatctACTTTAATCATTGTTCTACTCCAATATGATCAAATGAACGATTTAATTTTATCGGCTGTACGCATGATACGCGGTGTCTCCGTTCGCTCCGACCTGTCCGATTACAGCGCCACACTCCCGCAGCTAGGTATAAAAATCACACtgctataaatttaaaataaataaatgcctaTTTACACTATGTAACTATACAAAATGATAGTATGACGAAATTACATCTTTTGGAAACGAGCATCTAATTCGAAATGAAAATTTCATACAACAATCTACtcgcggcgccggcggcgacGCCCGGCACTAAACATTATTACAATTTCAAATTTCCCTAGTCATTTTGTACAATCATATCCGGCAGAGCCGGGTGCCCGAATAATACAATAATCGCCGGTGATACGAAATGCGGTACAATCGATCGTGTATCAATAATACatacaactttacttatttaaacaatttaacaatattaaaaaatcctAACGTAAACTAGGGCCCTAAATAAACGTATATAAAATACTAGTACAGCGACGACGGAGTCGCGGCCGGCGCCCGGCGCGGACCGAGACGGaggtataaaaaattaataacgTCATTAACAAAAATGTAATCGAATAGAAAATATGAATACATAACTTGGATAAAATCGATCGCGTATTAGTCTAACACTGGAGGGCTGCGCTAGTGTCCCACGGAGCGCATCACTTGGCGGGCGCCACCGCGGCGCCGCGGGAGCTGATCTCCAGCTCGCCCAGCCGCTTCCACAGCTCGTCGCGCTCCTTCTCGCGCTTCTTCTCTCTGCAACACGCACACCGAGCGTCACACGCTGCCGCTGCACATGCGCACCGACACAAGCCACGGCTGGCAGTGCGCAGCGCAGTGGCTAAACCAAAACAACGAGCCGAACGCGATAACATTTCGTTCGTTAGGTAgtctgttttttttacaaattttagcAAAAATTTACCAACAAAAATTAATATAACAGTTTCGTATGaatcacggttagtttcactagacttatatcgaccgggatatgaaccgtgattacctttcgTATTGTTTTCGAACTAcggatatttcgacgcagttaggccaagcgcgcaccacgactttttgtcgcgcgataatttagtcgcagaaatgtaacgtatgtgtttatatagcagtgcgcgcatatgcgacaaaaaaatcgcagcgattttaaaattgtggtttgccacatttttccgcgactgctcgcgacgcgattgtcgcaaagtgaattgcagcatacggagttgtatggccccgcgcgcactgcgataataaaatcgcaccccgtacctcagtcggcatttcgctctccaagcgtcaacatatcggaacctgcttctccaatggagtcacatgatgagacgctagatgttgaccgtttaattatagaaatagaaggagatcacctttgtggtataaatactcaaagttATACAGCgtttgcatattgtttcacgacaagcgactggtacgaaatccatgtcgagaatgaacaaatcgtcgacttttcatcgcagtgcgcgcagtgaattttctgcgataaattacagcacgattctaaaatcgtgtcgcaaaaattaaaatcgtggtgcgcgcttaggCTTACATGCATCTTATTCACGGGTAACGGGttctgcgtcgaaatatcgggagttcgaaaaaaatacaaaaggttatcacggttcatatcacggtcgatataagtctagtcaAAATTAATCTCTCCTTTTTTTGGACtgttatgtatattattatattgtagtaaacaaaatataagagtgtttaattacacaaacgggtctaccgcgatataatttcattgtttttacctttaattccgacgtttcagccgagttgcaccagctgtggtcacggaaagactgacgtcccgattatatcgcggtagacccgtttgtgtaattaaatatgtgtacaaaacgcgagagtttaaagtgttataaaatataAGAGTGTACTCACTTCTGCCGTTCCGCCTTATAGCTGGCGGTGAGTTCGTCAAAGAGCTTCGAGTTCATCTCCATGAAGGTCTTGAGCACGTTGTAGACGAGCGCCACGATGGTCTGGTTCCAGTGCTCCTTGCTCATGCGGTACAGCGACGGGAACATGATCGGCATGATCACGTGGTTGTTCTCCTCCATCAGCGACATTATGTACTCGTTGTTCCAGAAGTAGAGCGCCCTCTCCGCCACCTGCCGGAAAACGGAATTACTCAACAACGAGGGAGAGAGAATAATGTATCTCTATCACACATCACAACTTAGCGTTCCAGGTTCCACCCTGGTAGTTCATCAAAGGCAGACTTTTCTTTATGTACTTTGGACAATcttcggtattcggtattctTTGGCACCCATCTAAGGGTGGTactccacctatccaatttctttgtccttTGTGTAGTGCGTCTCTCATTTTGCTTTAACCCATTGACCGCCACAGACGGCTGTGGACGTCATCGGAAAGTCCTGCCAAGGTCGCCAACGACGGCTACAGCCGTCAGCTTCGCTAATTCAATAGGGATTTACGCAAATCTCCGTAAAGTTTTCGCTTAAATAATCGCGATCGCCTGGCGTCCGGGGCACGGCATATCCGCGCGCCGtctggcgttcaaagggttaatgcGAAACGGAGACGCACTgttattggacaaagaaattggacaggtggaataccgccCTTACAAACCAGACCATTGGTAAACATGTCATCATTTGCAACGTCGAGTCAGCACTGTCAGGGCTTTTGCCTTCTACCAGGCCTAAGCAGAGACAGGGAAATGTATTACTAGGTATGTGACATTCTGGTTTTAGCTTACGTATCAAAAAGTACCCTAGTATGATTATTGGCAAAATAGGATGATTTTAATTTGCTAGTACGTACCTGAAAGTGTGGACTAGATACGCATTTTGCTATCTGTCTGAAGAGGGGCTCCTGTATTTTCGCAAATTGCGCAGGCTCAATCACATCTAATATCTCTTCTATCTCGCCCAAAAACATCACCTGAAACAAATGTTCATAGAATATCGAAGACTAAAATTCTGAAGAAGACAGTAAGGAAACTTGACACGATATCGGGTCAGCAAAGACAATCATTTCAATTCCAAACCTCGACgtccacaatttttttttagattccttACGTCGTGAGCTATCAGAATTTCCTAACAaagttaaaacttaaaaaaataataactcgaaaactacgaataatcggctaacatacatggggtatattctgatagcccacgacGTGAGGAATCTAAACGACGTCGACGTCGAGGTTTGGACCAGCCTGTATAACTATCAAAATATACTACCACTTGTACAAAAGTCTCATATGTACTTACTCCTTGGAATGAAACATTaaacttttatttttgtattaagcAGAAACGTCTACAAACGATACCGGATACCAAAAATATAAATGGCTTTTTTCGCGATTGCGTTTTTTAATCATtagtaaatgtgacgttttcagCTAAAAGAACTTCTAACGCCACAAATGTATAGACCGACCGATTAACTGAGTGCttgcctgcgcggtacgggggcgacggggtaggttaggacgactaagggcggcggggaaCGTGCGGGCGGCGGGGAACGTGCgggcggcggggaaggtgcgggcggcggGAAAGGTGCGGACGGCAGGCGTACGGCTAGGACTCGTTTAAGCGGTCGGTTTATAAATCGGCCCTTATGGTAGTGTTACCTCCTTCTGTGAGCAGGTCTTGGGCCAGAACTTGAGCAGGCCGCGCACGACGGGCTCGGTGAGCGTGGCGTCCTTCTCGAGGAACTGCACCACGCAGTAGGCGAGCTGCGCGTGGTACAGCGACAGGCACTTGACCTTGTGCAGCGGCAGCAGCACCTTCACCAGGAACTGCTTGTGCTCGCTCTTCAGCGGCAGCGCGAAACCGTTGATTATGCTGCACACACGTACATACGAAGTCACACTATATGGTAGGGGCGAGAAAATGCTACGCGAATTGACtgatatagtttgtcaaaggactgtctcatttcaaacatagacagagagaatcaatatacaatctttgtcttacactagagCAGCGATCGGCACCAAGcagcccgcgaacctctcgcttgcggcccgcgagcctccctggctattttgtatgtaatattaacaaacatcaagtcacaaatattaccaaagtgcggcccgcatcaacttcgttaactactacgtggcccttggctgctaaaaggttgccaacCGCTGCACTAGAGtattagcacccaaaagaaaaggatgagtagtATTTTCTCTTATTTGGTttcaggttttttttttcttattaaatttggtttGGCCAACTATAGTTTATTtatggatttttttaaatcgacAATCTCtaaaattgtttatgaaaataatttaattccttttaatacttctaataggatAATCTTTCTGAATTTGCTAACATGTATAGGCACTACTACTACATACACTTATGATTCGCGATAGATTAATCCTTATTTTGAGCAGCATTATAAGAAAGTTAGAATGAAGAGGTGTCGCCATCCATAAGGAActgattataaattataattatcgCGTAGAGTAGTCCATTTGTAAGtattcaaaaataattaaattgtaataataaacatttCTACACATTTACAAGTACATTACTTAAATTGTGTTAACTTATTTAACAACATTAACACTTATGTTTACTGTCGATTTATGCTTAAGCACAGCATATTTGCAAGTAATATTCTAACTCTAAAGCAAACACGTTTTCGACAATGTGTATCTACATATGACAATTGGGACTAAATCGATTATATCGCACAGCCAttccttcaagaaaagagcgtactcccatcttaaatgccggcaacgcactGGTGTTACGGGTATCCATGGacgacggtaatcgcttaccatcaggcgatttgtCTGCTCGTTtacctcctatatcataaaaaaaacctCAACGGTATAGACCGTTCGCTGTGGAGATCCTTAGCCTCCTTGTGGGAGCCCTTTGTCCATCAGTGGACGTCTTTCGGCTAGGAtgatatcgtcgggtgacaagcaacaCTCACTATGTACtataaaaaaatttaagtaacaatgcactttattactcttgtaacacggtttattgtccaataatttcaatgatgttagttaatgacttttgcttgtcacccgacgatattcaAGTTATTATGTATGTGCACTAACCTTCCCAATATTTCTAACAGTTCCCCGACGCCGTTAAAGTGCTCGGTCTCGTAGACGAACCGCAGGAATATGTTGTTGATCTGTTTCCTGATGAAGGCGCGCAGCCCGAGGAACTTGCCGTAGATGCGGTGCAGCACGGTCTTGAGGAAGTCGCGCTCGCGCGGGTCCTCCGAGTCGAACAGGTCTAGCAGCTGCAACAACCGACAAGAGCTACAGTTGTCACCACATGGCACAGGCCTCGTAACGGGGAAGAGAGTATACTATGGCTCCTTACTTAGGTTCCGttacacaggcgcgttttccggacggcgcgtgagcgttttatatgtaaaagcctGGAAAACACGCCTGTGTGACGGGaaccttaaccttttgaacgccacagacggcaattgacgtcaacgcaaaatcgtgacaacgacgccagacagcatttgacgtcgatcgttttttgatgaaaatctactgaaaaacacttttaggttggcattatttattctcaaaactaaattttacccccgtagcgtcagtggcacggcaaatggatgcgccgtttggcgttcaaaaggttaagccagttgagagt
Above is a window of Cydia fagiglandana chromosome 18, ilCydFagi1.1, whole genome shotgun sequence DNA encoding:
- the LOC134673341 gene encoding dentin sialophosphoprotein-like isoform X4 gives rise to the protein MRLTGSRAYARPAPTPTMPPGLVELMEGLAKDVLKNNPDNVYEFCAAHMQKLLEIRDGPALPKKPLSLEQKIAYAQEKRRQRSKNRQLQHDGKLLEHPDAKLDHEDKLPMKETPVDTSDLQPVIKEDEFIMKNEVEIFHEPRDEPSEVVNKVFEVSQVEHEAKESVPNITQKLETEGSSEKVTEQVNETIIRVDTNERSAVEANVKSENVAEMDDQSKEIVDLVVQSTEHVKNMPPNEDIFEAQLNDSEPTVRNTVIEVEEKTDSNNGGPVYKEVIRDEFNEVASTLLLASKTITAFSNISDVKATAMEVVEEPEIDRKEVNIDTKHEEILLKEFANQIEPGKKLEDVIEEHKIIKEETTDIQHEESGADNISFKEQVEDITRSDNEHVVEQNYGSLLSKSQDSTNPTVEDININPRDTILQTESSHNENQVLSSTETKTSNTTNSQVSAGVELSENQVLIEETTETSTVHDSVLNKDESHDQEVHKVNYESQADIEVTEVEDKHSEQGPVHSEESVVKDNTTAHDNTTAGIKSNSIHDSKEITEHSAVSGMDLETAAITIQKVFRTFLFSKSRASTFDDTINENSLGEDMEKKDEPEYALTTNLNTERRTLGISRMDTVLQTVNEEKSLSLSDESSLSSAATTIQAHVRGFLVRNRLASNKTASSSSLVNSDGQSTSLDGDVNEPKKTILNIHIVPERGQFMSRDESLLTSIDLPLDNSPPSSINLHPLGYDKSERRKQLKREDAVQSISPPSNNSGKQSEEVDSVKETLNDSEDLDGKEEHQVVSVNNQDKPHEADTESCDTTLTISSTAETVIDADNYNPREVLSSPEHNLESDNKNHEVLTSSDEMDVVTPSTIAAKTPSVDTENDDKPKLVHSGEFHDIVVQTQVKRSEASVVRGE
- the LOC134673341 gene encoding dentin sialophosphoprotein-like isoform X3, whose translation is MRLTGSRAYARPAPTPTMPPGLVELMEGLAKDVLKNNPDNVYEFCAAHMQKLLEIRDGPALPKKPLSLEQKIAYAQEKRRQRSKNRQLQHDGKLLEHPDAKLDHEDKLPMKETPVDTSDLQPVIKEDEFIMKNEVEIFHEPRDEPSEVVNKVFEVSQVEHEAKESVPNITQKLETEGSSEKVTEQVNETIIRVDTNERSAVEANVKSENVAEMDDQSKEIVDLVVQSTEHVKNMPPNEDIFEAQLNDSEPTVRNTVIEVEEKTDSNNGGPVYKEVIRDEFNEVASTLLLASKTITAFSNISDVKATAMEVVEEPEIDRKEVNIDTKHEEILLKEFANQIEPGKKLEDVIEEHKIIKEETTDIQHEESGADNISFKEQVEDITRSDNEHVVEQNYGSLLSKSQDSTNPTVEDININPRDTILQTESSHNENQVLSSTETKTSNTTNSQVSAGVELSENQVLIEETTETSTVHDSVLNKDESHDQEVHKVNYESQADIEVTEVEDKHSEQGPVHSEESVVKDNTTAHDNTTAGIKSNSIHDSKEITEHSAVSGMDLETAAITIQKVFRTFLFSKSRASTFDDTINENSLGEDMEKKDFQDEPEYALTTNLNTERRTLGISRMDTVLQTVNEEKSLSLSDESSLSSAATTIQAHVRGFLVRNRLASNKTASSSSLVNSDGQSTSLDGDVNEPKKTILNIHIVPERGQFMSRDESLLTSIDLPLDNSPPSSINLHPLGYDKSERRKQLKREDAVQSISPPSNNSGKQSEEVDSVKETLNDSEDLDGKEEHQVVSVNNQDKPHEADTESCDTTLTISSTAETVIDADNYNPREVLSSPEHNLESDNKNHEVLTSSDEMDVVTPSTIAAKTPSVDTENDDKPKLVHSGEFHDIVVQTQVKRSEASVVRGE
- the LOC134673341 gene encoding uncharacterized protein LOC134673341 isoform X2 translates to MRLTGSRAYARPAPTPTMPPGLVELMEGLAKDVLKNNPDNVYEFCAAHMQKLLEIRDGPALPKKPLSLEQKIAYAQEKRRQRSKNRQLQHDGKLLEHPDAKLDHEDKLPMKETPVDTSDLQPVIKEDEFIMKNEVEIFHEPRDEPSEVVNKVFEVSQVEHEAKESVPNITQKLETEGSSEKVTEQVNETIIRVDTNERSAVEANVKSENVAEMDDQSKEIVDLVVQSTEHVKNMPPNEDIFEAQLNDSEPTVRNTVIEVEEKTDSNNGGPVYKEVIRDEFNEVASTLLLASKTITAFSNISDVKATAMEVVEEPEIDRKEVNIDTKHEEILLKEFANQIEPGKKLEDVIEEHKIIKEETTDIQHEESGADNISFKEQVEDITRSDNEHVVEQNYGSLLSKSQDSTNPTVEDININPRDTILQTESSHNENQVLSSTETKTSNTTNSQVSAGVELSENQVLIEETTETSTVHDSVLNKDESHDQEVHKVNYESQADIEVTEVEDKHSEQGPVHSEESVVKDNTTAHDNTTAGIKSNSIHDSKEITEHSAVSGMDLETAAITIQKVFRTFLFSKSRASTFDDTINENSLGEDMEKKDEPEYALTTNLNTERRTLGISRMDTVLQTVNEEKSLSLSDESSLSSAATTIQAHVRGFLVRNRLASNKTASSSSLVNSDGQSTSLDGDVNEPKKTILNIHIVPERGQFMSRDESLLTSIDLPLDNSPPSSINLHPLGYDKSERRKQLKREDAVQSISPPSNNSGKQSEEVDSVKETLNDSEDLDGKEEHQVVSVNNQDKPHEADTESCDTTLTISSTAETVIDADNYNPREVLSSPEHNLESDNKNHEVLTSSDEMDVVTPSTIAAKTPSVDTENDDKPKLVHSGEFHDIVVQTQVKRSEASVVREFKNVLVYFLIWDKT
- the LOC134673341 gene encoding dentin sialophosphoprotein-like isoform X1; the protein is MRLTGSRAYARPAPTPTMPPGLVELMEGLAKDVLKNNPDNVYEFCAAHMQKLLEIRDGPALPKKPLSLEQKIAYAQEKRRQRSKNRQLQHDGKLLEHPDAKLDHEDKLPMKETPVDTSDLQPVIKEDEFIMKNEVEIFHEPRDEPSEVVNKVFEVSQVEHEAKESVPNITQKLETEGSSEKVTEQVNETIIRVDTNERSAVEANVKSENVAEMDDQSKEIVDLVVQSTEHVKNMPPNEDIFEAQLNDSEPTVRNTVIEVEEKTDSNNGGPVYKEVIRDEFNEVASTLLLASKTITAFSNISDVKATAMEVVEEPEIDRKEVNIDTKHEEILLKEFANQIEPGKKLEDVIEEHKIIKEETTDIQHEESGADNISFKEQVEDITRSDNEHVVEQNYGSLLSKSQDSTNPTVEDININPRDTILQTESSHNENQVLSSTETKTSNTTNSQVSAGVELSENQVLIEETTETSTVHDSVLNKDESHDQEVHKVNYESQADIEVTEVEDKHSEQGPVHSEESVVKDNTTAHDNTTAGIKSNSIHDSKEITEHSAVSGMDLETAAITIQKVFRTFLFSKSRASTFDDTINENSLGEDMEKKDFQDEPEYALTTNLNTERRTLGISRMDTVLQTVNEEKSLSLSDESSLSSAATTIQAHVRGFLVRNRLASNKTASSSSLVNSDGQSTSLDGDVNEPKKTILNIHIVPERGQFMSRDESLLTSIDLPLDNSPPSSINLHPLGYDKSERRKQLKREDAVQSISPPSNNSGKQSEEVDSVKETLNDSEDLDGKEEHQVVSVNNQDKPHEADTESCDTTLTISSTAETVIDADNYNPREVLSSPEHNLESDNKNHEVLTSSDEMDVVTPSTIAAKTPSVDTENDDKPKLVHSGEFHDIVVQTQVKRSEASVVREFKNVLVYFLIWDKT
- the LOC134673348 gene encoding serine/threonine-protein phosphatase 2A 56 kDa regulatory subunit epsilon isoform gives rise to the protein MSSGTFVDRIDPFAKRSLKKKTKKSQGSSRYRNTQDVELQALPLLKDVPSSEQEELFIRKLRQCCVAFDFMDPVADLKGKEIKRATLNELVEYITGGRGVLTEPVYPEIIKMISANLFRTLPPSDNPDFDPEEDDPTLEASWPHLQLVYEFFLRFLESTDFQPTIGKKVIDQKFVLQLLDLFDSEDPRERDFLKTVLHRIYGKFLGLRAFIRKQINNIFLRFVYETEHFNGVGELLEILGSIINGFALPLKSEHKQFLVKVLLPLHKVKCLSLYHAQLAYCVVQFLEKDATLTEPVVRGLLKFWPKTCSQKEVMFLGEIEEILDVIEPAQFAKIQEPLFRQIAKCVSSPHFQVAERALYFWNNEYIMSLMEENNHVIMPIMFPSLYRMSKEHWNQTIVALVYNVLKTFMEMNSKLFDELTASYKAERQKEKKREKERDELWKRLGELEISSRGAAVAPAK